Part of the Dehalococcoidales bacterium genome is shown below.
GGCGGATGGCACAGCAGATGGGGATGAAACAGGTAATCTCAAGGATCCGGCTATACTTCCCTGAGCTCGGCTTCCTTTTTCTCCCTTTCCTGTTCAACCATGGCGGTAACACCATCAGTGAGTTGTTGAAGCTTGGATAACGTCATGCGACACTCGTCTTGGGAGATTTCCTTATCCTTTTCCATCTGTTTCAGTTTATCGGCAACATCACGCCGCACGTTTCTGATGGCGATTTTTGTATC
Proteins encoded:
- a CDS encoding ribosome recycling factor; translation: DTKIAIRNVRRDVADKLKQMEKDKEISQDECRMTLSKLQQLTDGVTAMVEQEREKKEAELREV